A part of Anabas testudineus chromosome 7, fAnaTes1.2, whole genome shotgun sequence genomic DNA contains:
- the lemd1 gene encoding LEM domain-containing protein 1 isoform X1 — MPLFVEDPAHLSKSRLKSDLVAHSVALPPGESKKQLYVELHLKHIDRKTCAGFSSDEDDQETQDAAEENREVPDPSGLTDEDLKAALLRHGVKAGPIVASTRALYERKLKKLLQSDGHGQLNGAEKGVLYSDSEEEEETGEEDDAESDSEGEKQPVEQSDQAQQESSQVKVNHPVKNGHFAYPQCFLPSSRLRARASRNRELKWNSRNALKSSDRSQSYCSKIPVGISGASSVDQRSGLGSGVPSGSQTVKASGCSSAFSITQMVEELETRSSLSAPADTEKELNGSNVQEDWSRSDRLDMPAVDAYTMKNQSLYFTPKASPYKLRMKEPDKDAFKDLFPDIKATPTGIYASRRRPIKGAAGRPVQYAYPDTPASPMTLERREVERRLVPIHVQLLVFLILACLLYFIYVCVEDGTLNPFVALLDSLHQGSGSEDGLLLQAKTQDTPALYGQE; from the exons ATGCCGCTGTTCGTGGAGGACCCGGCTCATCTGTCTAAATCCAGACTGAAGTCCGACTTGGTTGCCCACAGTGTCGCGCTGCCACCCGGCGAGAGCAAAAAGCAGCTTTATGTGGAGCTGCACCTAAAACACATTGATCGGAAAACCTGTGCGGGTTTTTCTAGCGACGAGGATGATCAAGAAAcacaagatgctgca GAGGAAAATCGGGAGGTTCCTGACCCAAGTGGTTTGACTGATGAGGACCTGAAGGCCGCACTGCTCAGGCATGGGGTTAAAGCTGGGCCCATAGTTG CCTCCACCAGGGCCTTGTATGAGAGGAAGCTCAAGAAACTGCTTCAGTCTGATGGACACGGCCAACTTAATGGAGCAGAGAAAGGTGTACTGTACTCTGACAgcgaagaagaggaggaaactgGGGAGGAAGATGACGCAGAGTCAG ATTCTGAAGGAGAGAAACAACCAGTCGAACAGTCGGACCAGGCTCAGCAGGAGAGCAGCCAG GTAAAAGTAAATCACCCTGTTAAGAATGGTCATTTTGCTTACCCACAGTGCTTTTTACCTTCATCAAGACTG CGTGCTCGTGCTTCTAGAAACAGAGAACTGAAGTGGAACTCGAGGAATGCATTAAAATCATCGGATCGGAGTCAGTCTTACTGCTCAAAGATTCCTGTAGGAATTAGTGGAGCATCTTCTGTAGATCAGCGCTCAGGATTAGGATCAGGG GTTCCATCAGGATCCCAAACAGTTAAGGCCAGTGGTTGCTCATCAGCCTTCAGCATCACTCAAATGGTTGAAGAG TTGGAAACTCGGAGTTCACTTTCTGCTCCTGCAGACACTGAGAAAGAGTTGAATGGGAGCAATGTGCAAGAAGATTGGTCGCGGTCCGACAGG CTCGACATGCCAGCTGTGGATGCATACACCATGAAGAACCAGTCCCTGTACTTCACTCCAAAGGCTTCACCTTATAAATTGAGAATGAAG GAGCCTGATAAAGATGCTTTCAAGGACTTGTTTCCAGACATTAAGGCCACACCCACAGGGATCTA TGCCAGTCGTCGGAGACCCATCAAGGGTGCAGCAGGCCGACCTGTCCAGTATGCGTACCCAGACACTCCTGCCAGCCCCATGACCCTGGAGAGACGAGAGGTGGAGCGCCGCCTTGTGCCCATCCATGTACAACTTTTGGTCTTCCTCATCTTAGCGTGCCTCCTGTACTTCATTTATGTCTGTGTTGAAGACGGCACACTGAATCCATTTGTAGCCTTACTGGACAGTCTACATCAGGGGTCAGGCAGTGAAGATGGACTTTTACTTCAGGCCAAGACACAGGACACCCCAGCACTTTATGGACAGGAGTGA
- the lemd1 gene encoding LEM domain-containing protein 1 isoform X2 encodes MPYSFQRGTQEREKEEENREVPDPSGLTDEDLKAALLRHGVKAGPIVASTRALYERKLKKLLQSDGHGQLNGAEKGVLYSDSEEEEETGEEDDAESDSEGEKQPVEQSDQAQQESSQVKVNHPVKNGHFAYPQCFLPSSRLRARASRNRELKWNSRNALKSSDRSQSYCSKIPVGISGASSVDQRSGLGSGVPSGSQTVKASGCSSAFSITQMVEELETRSSLSAPADTEKELNGSNVQEDWSRSDRLDMPAVDAYTMKNQSLYFTPKASPYKLRMKEPDKDAFKDLFPDIKATPTGIYASRRRPIKGAAGRPVQYAYPDTPASPMTLERREVERRLVPIHVQLLVFLILACLLYFIYVCVEDGTLNPFVALLDSLHQGSGSEDGLLLQAKTQDTPALYGQE; translated from the exons ATGCCATACTCGTTCCAGCGAGGGACgcaggagagggagaaggag GAGGAAAATCGGGAGGTTCCTGACCCAAGTGGTTTGACTGATGAGGACCTGAAGGCCGCACTGCTCAGGCATGGGGTTAAAGCTGGGCCCATAGTTG CCTCCACCAGGGCCTTGTATGAGAGGAAGCTCAAGAAACTGCTTCAGTCTGATGGACACGGCCAACTTAATGGAGCAGAGAAAGGTGTACTGTACTCTGACAgcgaagaagaggaggaaactgGGGAGGAAGATGACGCAGAGTCAG ATTCTGAAGGAGAGAAACAACCAGTCGAACAGTCGGACCAGGCTCAGCAGGAGAGCAGCCAG GTAAAAGTAAATCACCCTGTTAAGAATGGTCATTTTGCTTACCCACAGTGCTTTTTACCTTCATCAAGACTG CGTGCTCGTGCTTCTAGAAACAGAGAACTGAAGTGGAACTCGAGGAATGCATTAAAATCATCGGATCGGAGTCAGTCTTACTGCTCAAAGATTCCTGTAGGAATTAGTGGAGCATCTTCTGTAGATCAGCGCTCAGGATTAGGATCAGGG GTTCCATCAGGATCCCAAACAGTTAAGGCCAGTGGTTGCTCATCAGCCTTCAGCATCACTCAAATGGTTGAAGAG TTGGAAACTCGGAGTTCACTTTCTGCTCCTGCAGACACTGAGAAAGAGTTGAATGGGAGCAATGTGCAAGAAGATTGGTCGCGGTCCGACAGG CTCGACATGCCAGCTGTGGATGCATACACCATGAAGAACCAGTCCCTGTACTTCACTCCAAAGGCTTCACCTTATAAATTGAGAATGAAG GAGCCTGATAAAGATGCTTTCAAGGACTTGTTTCCAGACATTAAGGCCACACCCACAGGGATCTA TGCCAGTCGTCGGAGACCCATCAAGGGTGCAGCAGGCCGACCTGTCCAGTATGCGTACCCAGACACTCCTGCCAGCCCCATGACCCTGGAGAGACGAGAGGTGGAGCGCCGCCTTGTGCCCATCCATGTACAACTTTTGGTCTTCCTCATCTTAGCGTGCCTCCTGTACTTCATTTATGTCTGTGTTGAAGACGGCACACTGAATCCATTTGTAGCCTTACTGGACAGTCTACATCAGGGGTCAGGCAGTGAAGATGGACTTTTACTTCAGGCCAAGACACAGGACACCCCAGCACTTTATGGACAGGAGTGA
- the pm20d1.2 gene encoding N-fatty-acyl-amino acid synthase/hydrolase PM20D1.2, with protein MTDSGPKLKLFKWLKIIISSFIVTVLLLLTIASIRTITLDVNVGLQLAQWEKTKHISLVIDHRQREELIENFKEAVRIPTVSFSETESNTTALLHFDRLLRTAFPTVFSSSLVQHENVANYSHLFWVQGSQPDLEPYLLLAHIDVVPASESDGWEAPPFSAKEINGFIYGRGTIDNKSPVMSILQALEYLLIKGYTPRRGFYIGLGHDEEVSGYNGSVNIARILKQRGVQLLFVLDEGLAILDGVISGLEGPAALIGISEKGSATVKLSVNMVPSHSSMPPRETTVGILAAAVKRLEDNPMPRLFGHGPERGIFENLAHKFGFPLKFIMSNLWLFSPLLGRILERKPETNAFVRTTTAVTMFNAGVKVNVIPSLAEAYVNLRIHSAQSLQEVLDLIHSTVGDQRVKIELVDGFDPLPVSSADEKSFGFQIIKKTVVDMFPAVTVAPGICIGNTDSRHFKDLTNDIYRFAPVWFKPGDAQRFHGINERISKKNYEELVVFYSDFIQNCDIQKLPEPHSSVHEL; from the exons ATGACAGACTCTGGGCCAAAGCTGAAACTCTTCAAATGGTTAAAGATTATTATCAGTAGCTTCATTGTTACAGTCTTACTGTTGTTAACCATAGCATCTATCAGAACCATTACACTGGACGTAAATGTCGGACTTCAGCTTGCGCAATGGGAAAAGACCAAACACATTTCGCTTGTAATAGACCATCGTCAGAGAGAAGAGCTTATAGAAAATTTCAAAG AGGCTGTCCGGATCCCCACGGTGTCCTTCTCCGAGACGGAGAGCAACACCACCGCGCTGCTGCACTTTGACAGGCTCCTGCGGACAG CCTTCCCCACTGTTTTCTCCTCAAGTTTGGTTCAACACGAAAATGTGGCCAACTACAGCCACCTGTTTTGGGTCCAAGGATCACAGCCTGACTTAGAGCCATACCTGCTGCTGGCCCACATCGATGTAGTACCAGCCTCAGAGTCGGATGGCTGGGAGGCCCCGCCATTTTCTGCCAAGGAGATCAATGGCTTCATCTATGGCAGAGGCACCATTGACAACAAGAGCCCTGTAATG AGCATACTTCAGGCCCTGGAGTACTTGCTGATAAAAGGTTATACACCACGCAGAGGATTTTACATCGGTCTTGGCCACGATGAAGAA gtcaGCGGATACAATGGTTCAGTGAACATAGCACGTATTCTAAAGCAGCGTGgtgtgcagctgctgtttgtcctGGATGAGGGCCTGGCTATACTCGATGGAGTCATAAGTGGTCTTGAAGGACCTGCTGCCCT GATTGGGATAAGTGAAAAGGGCTCTGCCACTGTAAAGCTAAGTGTTAACATGGTCCCTAGTCACTCCTCAATGCCTCCCCGTGAGACCACCGTTGGAATCTTGGCGGCAGCAGTCAAAAG GCTAGAGGACAACCCCATGCCAAGGTTGTTTGGTCATGGGCCTGAACGTGGAATCTTTGAAAATCTGGCCCATAAG TTCGGATTCCCATTGAAGTTCATAATGTCAAATTTGTGGCTCTTCTCCCCACTCCTGGGCAG AATATTAGAAAGAAAACCAGAAACTAATGCTTTTGTGAGGACAACCACTGCAGTCACCATGTTTAATGCAGGTGTTAAG GTGAATGTCATCCCTTCCCTTGCCGAAGCATATGTAAATCTACGAATCCACTCAGCACAGTCATTACAAGAG GTCCTGGATCTCATTCATTCTACAGTGGGGGACCAGCGAGTGAAGATTGAACTCGTTGATGGGTTTGACCCTCTGCCTGTCAGCTCTGCTGATGAAAAGTCCTTTGGCTTTCAGATCATTAAGAAAACTGTGGTGGACATGTTCCCAGCAGTCACGGTTGCTCCAG GTATCTGTATTGGCAACACTGACAGTCGACACTTCAAAGACTTGACCAATGATATTTACCGCTTCGCCCCTGTCTGGTTTAAACCAGGGGATGCTCAAAG ATTCCATGGTATCAATGAAAGGATTTCCAAAAAGAATTATGAGGAGCTTGTGGTATTTTACTCCGATTTCATTCAGAACTGTGACATTCAGAAGCTTCCCGAGCCTCACAGCTCTGTTCATGAACTCTGA